A portion of the Acidobacteriaceae bacterium genome contains these proteins:
- a CDS encoding DeoR/GlpR family DNA-binding transcription regulator, whose protein sequence is MKKNNKNANALNPEERQNEILLYLKEKGTAGISAIAEEFAVSEMTVRRVLHKLSDASLVIRTPGGAMVAPSGSMERTFLERSGEMSQEKDALGRAAAALVQEGETIVLDSGTTTRYIARHLVSKKNLVVITTSLAILEELAGSPGIQVRLTGGVYRRVSHDVCGNVTEEALGNIYADRAFFGAAALSLRKGVMNYDPEMSKAILQAGKQRVLVIDSSKVGVEAVYRFCSVEQCDLVITDHGIKTADLKKLRSTNHVIIAE, encoded by the coding sequence ATGAAAAAAAATAACAAAAACGCGAATGCTCTGAACCCAGAGGAACGGCAAAACGAGATTCTGCTTTACCTCAAAGAGAAGGGGACGGCAGGGATCAGCGCGATTGCGGAGGAGTTCGCTGTTTCTGAGATGACGGTGCGTCGTGTGTTGCATAAGTTGAGCGACGCAAGTCTCGTCATCCGTACGCCCGGCGGAGCGATGGTGGCTCCTTCCGGATCCATGGAGCGGACATTCCTCGAACGCTCTGGAGAGATGTCCCAAGAGAAGGACGCGCTAGGGCGTGCAGCAGCAGCGCTTGTGCAGGAAGGCGAGACGATTGTGCTGGACTCCGGTACAACGACTCGTTACATTGCAAGGCACCTTGTATCGAAGAAGAATCTCGTCGTCATTACGACTTCTCTGGCGATTCTGGAAGAACTCGCGGGCAGCCCTGGTATCCAGGTGCGCCTGACTGGCGGCGTCTATCGCCGCGTCAGCCATGACGTGTGCGGCAATGTGACCGAAGAGGCCTTAGGGAACATCTATGCGGATCGAGCATTCTTCGGTGCTGCAGCGTTATCTCTGCGTAAAGGGGTGATGAACTACGACCCTGAAATGTCCAAGGCGATTCTGCAAGCGGGCAAGCAGCGAGTTTTGGTCATCGACAGTAGCAAGGTCGGAGTCGAAGCGGTGTATCGCTTTTGTTCGGTAGAGCAATGCGATTTGGTTATCACGGACCACGGAATTAAGACAGCTGATCTGAAAAAGCTGCGAAGCACGAACCACGTCATTATCGCGGAATAA
- a CDS encoding NAD(P)-dependent oxidoreductase: MEKQRLLIVGSRGFLGMHAVHAAEETFETIRGDRIPLTQEASVAVDIADAASVRHAFERARPDAVLLLAAMSDIDRCESNAEQAFATNAYGVEHVANACARSNAKLLFTSTAAVFDGKKHGYVEEDAVSPLSVYGETKAWAENAVTLLVPSAIIIRFALVLGFAGRSGTNAMLDRLVAKWSVGEAIAFPRREERNPIDAVSLSRLMVDLLAREAVSGLYHVGAADSISRYELGKRLAARAGFSTDLALSQDEPIPGRALRGEDHFLLTDKLRKLLKVEAQPSNQVIERCFDEAASGN; this comes from the coding sequence ATGGAGAAGCAAAGACTATTGATTGTCGGATCGAGAGGATTCTTAGGGATGCATGCGGTGCATGCGGCTGAAGAAACTTTCGAGACTATCCGAGGAGACCGTATCCCTCTGACACAAGAAGCAAGTGTCGCGGTGGATATTGCAGATGCTGCCAGTGTGCGCCATGCCTTTGAGCGGGCGCGCCCTGATGCGGTGCTATTGCTTGCTGCGATGTCCGACATTGATCGCTGTGAGTCCAATGCAGAACAGGCCTTCGCTACGAACGCGTATGGCGTTGAGCATGTTGCAAACGCCTGTGCGCGCTCAAACGCAAAGCTCTTGTTTACCTCGACAGCGGCTGTGTTCGATGGAAAGAAGCATGGCTATGTGGAAGAAGATGCTGTAAGCCCATTGAGCGTATACGGAGAGACGAAGGCTTGGGCCGAGAATGCGGTTACTTTGTTAGTGCCATCGGCGATCATTATCCGTTTTGCACTGGTACTTGGATTCGCGGGCCGAAGCGGAACGAATGCGATGTTGGATCGGCTCGTAGCGAAATGGAGCGTGGGAGAGGCTATTGCCTTTCCACGTCGTGAAGAGCGCAACCCTATCGATGCTGTCTCGCTTTCAAGGCTTATGGTGGATCTGCTCGCGAGGGAGGCGGTCAGCGGCCTCTATCACGTCGGTGCGGCGGACAGCATATCCCGCTATGAGCTAGGGAAACGTCTAGCGGCACGTGCAGGTTTCTCCACCGATCTTGCGCTCTCGCAGGACGAGCCTATCCCCGGACGCGCTCTACGTGGCGAAGACCACTTTCTACTCACCGACAAGCTTCGCAAACTTCTCAAAGTTGAAGCTCAACCTAGCAATCAGGTAATCGAAAGGTGTTTTGATGAAGCTGCCTCAGGCAATTAA
- a CDS encoding galactokinase family protein, protein MKKFSVAISEQRGEGKYFSAASPIHMSRAPGRLDLMGGNVDYTGGVVFQSTIREATWAAAQKRDDRRIVLWNPQVKAEGWIDQVAFEVDEIANAEAVKRLVGSSEALRWTSYVLGVIYFLCSRYAAQANTGISVYLASEVPLNKGVSSSAAVEVATMKAAAACYGIVLDGIDLAEACQWVENVIADSACGIMDQAASVLGDEGYVLPLLCQPCLPMPLVKLSDSLKCWAIDSGVRHAVTGIEYEAARAAAFVGYRMICEWEGLSIVLDDSGRVPRYMDSRWQGYLSNIAPSVFRSKYEQCLPEYLSGEEILAMDKVHPDPFTTIRPGVKYRVRSCTRYAIEENERIKLFVELARASTDESGDKAFRQMGELMFQSHWSYTECGLGCEATDQIIQLVREYAGDGELYGAKITGGGAGGTVAILGSSKGESAFRKVVAEYGKLRSFEPYVFEGSSMGADRFGTKLFEETL, encoded by the coding sequence ATGAAGAAATTCAGCGTTGCCATCTCTGAGCAGCGAGGGGAGGGGAAGTACTTCTCCGCCGCTTCTCCGATTCACATGAGCCGCGCTCCGGGGCGACTCGACCTGATGGGAGGAAACGTTGACTACACCGGCGGCGTTGTTTTCCAAAGTACGATTCGCGAAGCAACATGGGCTGCAGCTCAGAAGCGCGATGACCGCAGGATCGTGTTGTGGAATCCGCAGGTGAAAGCAGAAGGTTGGATAGATCAGGTTGCGTTTGAGGTGGATGAAATCGCGAATGCAGAGGCCGTCAAGCGTCTCGTTGGGTCAAGCGAGGCGCTACGTTGGACATCGTATGTCCTCGGCGTCATCTATTTCTTGTGCAGTCGATATGCCGCGCAGGCAAATACGGGTATCTCTGTTTATCTTGCTTCCGAGGTTCCTCTGAATAAAGGTGTAAGCTCGTCGGCTGCTGTAGAGGTGGCAACGATGAAGGCGGCTGCTGCGTGCTATGGCATCGTCCTTGATGGGATCGATCTTGCAGAAGCCTGTCAGTGGGTTGAGAACGTTATCGCAGACTCTGCCTGCGGCATCATGGACCAGGCTGCATCTGTTTTGGGAGATGAAGGCTATGTTCTCCCGCTTCTTTGTCAGCCCTGCCTGCCGATGCCTTTGGTAAAGTTGTCCGATTCTCTGAAGTGTTGGGCAATCGATTCAGGCGTACGGCATGCTGTAACGGGCATTGAATATGAAGCCGCGCGTGCGGCAGCATTCGTCGGGTATCGCATGATCTGCGAATGGGAAGGCCTTTCCATCGTGTTGGACGATAGCGGTCGGGTTCCTAGATACATGGATTCACGATGGCAGGGCTATCTCTCGAACATTGCCCCGTCCGTTTTTCGCTCGAAATATGAGCAATGCCTTCCGGAGTATCTTTCTGGTGAAGAAATTCTCGCGATGGACAAGGTACATCCTGATCCATTCACTACGATCCGCCCGGGAGTGAAGTATAGGGTACGTTCTTGCACACGCTACGCCATCGAAGAAAATGAACGCATCAAGCTCTTCGTGGAGCTAGCGCGGGCATCTACGGATGAGTCTGGAGATAAGGCCTTTCGTCAGATGGGCGAGTTGATGTTCCAATCGCACTGGTCGTATACGGAGTGCGGTCTGGGATGCGAGGCGACCGACCAAATCATTCAGCTCGTACGCGAATACGCGGGCGATGGTGAACTCTACGGCGCCAAGATAACTGGCGGTGGAGCTGGAGGCACCGTCGCGATCTTAGGCTCCTCCAAAGGAGAGAGTGCTTTTCGCAAAGTAGTTGCAGAGTATGGCAAGCTGCGCTCCTTCGAGCCATATGTTTTTGAAGGAAGCAGCATGGGTGCCGATCGCTTTGGGACGAAGCTCTTCGAGGAGACCCTATGA
- a CDS encoding TonB-dependent receptor, with the protein MNTGKITGTVTDASGAVVSGVHVTATNDATSVITKGVTSAGGNFLLNFLVPGTYHVEAQQDGFRKAVELQVVVNAGAPHSVNFTLQVGDVSQVVSVRANEVNVATETSELSQTFSHKDLDTLPNLDRNPLYQMNLIPGANNDVGSGNYGSNGDESGSAIGQSRPQLASIGGVDANANTIYIEGVPNREPQNAYISVTPPIEGVQEVQVYTGKYNAEFGFSGSAVVNIITKSGSNDFHGAAFEFLRNEATDALNYFAGDSAKTPFRRNQFGGALGGPILKDKLFFFVDYQGTIAKTSSPGYTSAPTAKMLAGDFSELYIQGSHDDAGNVYGQIYDPATRQFDVNGNVISATPFANNVIPATRWDSAAAAMNAAKIFGVANLPGISENLKYIATSKGTVHQADGRIDFNRSSRDRIFFRYSVLDAVADNSTDVNQFFQNGSADSKTFNQNMQLSDLFSFSATKLNELRLAFNRSNVRTSTKGNSQSWNNSFGIPNGNLGDSGTQGLAEFNMQGVPGISQPDWVGYIVSNTIAVTDNFTWVKGKHTIKLGTNLNHVVSVSADTIGGDNPRGAFTFSEAMTSYDGLGYDGGGNSDNALAVQPIGYPSFLLGNMTASARARFVNGAPYQTFWQNAWYVQDDYKVSSSLTFNVGLRYELITRPVERHNRESNWDTRTNELVVATANNRSPSMNLDVKNWGPRVGAVWSPDHGKTSVRAGYGTSYWMAYWSGPLTILGLTYPNYAKAVYLTPNNLSPTLTLSTDGLPIANAQYDTSGNLVLPDNALIRGVSPDWKNQRVDQSTLNVEREIRPGMIVDIGYLNVRGSHNNHSTNINQAPPVAQGVDYSTKRPLYSKYPQLGDLPISQSVAGSWYDAITARFAANIGSSTYINASYAHGRNFANGNNLDQGNINQYYGPTQQDIAHIFNAQLRTALPVGRGKAYLGHVNRFVDAVIGGWEYSALLHIRSGTRFDVTTNDTTSLNNGQTNRPDRNGNGTLSHPTVAKWFDASAFSVHTDSMTYGTAGVNPLHADGQQQLDSSLSKLFELVNGYHLEFRVDAFNTFNHPNFAAPDSVIGDSAVGQVTSTSTDNRRLQLALRLSF; encoded by the coding sequence ATGAATACCGGAAAAATTACGGGTACCGTTACAGACGCAAGCGGCGCTGTAGTGAGCGGTGTCCATGTCACTGCGACAAACGATGCGACGAGCGTTATTACCAAAGGCGTGACCTCTGCAGGGGGCAACTTCCTGCTGAACTTTCTGGTGCCAGGTACATACCATGTTGAGGCACAGCAAGACGGCTTCCGCAAGGCAGTAGAACTGCAGGTTGTGGTGAATGCAGGAGCTCCGCACAGCGTGAATTTTACGCTACAGGTTGGCGATGTGAGCCAGGTTGTGAGTGTGCGTGCCAACGAGGTCAATGTCGCGACGGAGACCTCCGAGTTGTCGCAGACCTTCTCGCATAAAGACCTCGATACATTGCCAAACTTGGATCGCAATCCGCTGTACCAGATGAATTTGATCCCGGGCGCGAACAATGATGTAGGCAGCGGCAACTACGGATCCAATGGTGATGAAAGTGGCTCTGCGATTGGTCAGTCGCGGCCGCAGCTTGCGTCAATTGGTGGTGTGGATGCGAACGCGAACACGATCTACATTGAGGGCGTTCCAAACCGCGAGCCGCAGAACGCGTATATCAGCGTGACTCCACCGATTGAAGGCGTGCAGGAGGTGCAGGTCTACACCGGAAAGTACAACGCAGAATTTGGCTTCTCTGGCAGTGCTGTAGTGAACATCATTACGAAGTCTGGAAGTAATGACTTCCATGGTGCAGCGTTTGAGTTTCTGCGTAATGAGGCTACGGATGCGCTCAACTACTTCGCAGGGGATTCGGCAAAGACTCCGTTTCGTCGCAATCAATTTGGTGGCGCACTCGGTGGTCCGATTCTGAAGGACAAGCTCTTCTTCTTCGTCGATTATCAAGGCACCATTGCGAAGACAAGTTCGCCCGGCTACACTAGCGCTCCCACGGCGAAGATGCTAGCCGGTGATTTTTCCGAACTCTATATCCAGGGTAGCCATGATGACGCCGGAAATGTCTATGGTCAGATTTATGATCCGGCTACGCGGCAATTTGATGTGAACGGCAATGTAATAAGCGCAACGCCGTTTGCGAACAATGTCATCCCTGCAACTCGTTGGGATTCGGCTGCCGCCGCAATGAATGCGGCGAAGATCTTCGGAGTGGCGAACCTTCCGGGAATCAGCGAGAACCTGAAGTACATTGCCACGTCGAAGGGGACTGTGCACCAGGCTGATGGGCGTATTGATTTCAACCGCTCAAGCCGTGACCGCATCTTCTTTCGCTATTCGGTGCTGGACGCAGTTGCGGACAACTCTACCGACGTTAATCAGTTCTTTCAGAACGGCAGCGCTGACTCAAAGACATTCAATCAAAATATGCAGTTGTCTGACTTATTTAGCTTTAGTGCGACGAAACTGAATGAGCTCCGTCTCGCTTTTAACCGCTCAAATGTGCGCACAAGTACCAAGGGGAATTCTCAGAGCTGGAATAACAGCTTCGGTATTCCGAACGGCAATCTTGGCGATTCCGGTACGCAAGGGTTGGCGGAGTTCAACATGCAAGGCGTACCGGGCATTTCGCAGCCGGATTGGGTGGGCTATATCGTGAGTAACACGATTGCGGTCACAGACAACTTTACGTGGGTTAAAGGTAAGCACACGATCAAGCTTGGTACGAACCTTAACCACGTGGTGTCTGTATCTGCCGATACGATCGGTGGCGATAATCCTCGCGGAGCGTTCACCTTCAGCGAAGCCATGACTTCTTATGATGGCCTGGGCTATGACGGTGGCGGCAACTCAGATAATGCTCTTGCGGTACAACCGATCGGCTATCCGAGCTTTCTTCTCGGTAACATGACGGCCAGCGCACGCGCTCGATTTGTAAACGGTGCGCCTTATCAAACATTTTGGCAAAACGCCTGGTATGTACAGGACGACTACAAAGTATCCTCATCGCTTACGTTCAACGTTGGGCTTCGCTATGAACTGATCACACGCCCTGTGGAGCGTCATAACCGTGAGTCGAACTGGGACACGCGGACGAATGAGTTGGTGGTTGCAACAGCGAACAATCGCAGCCCGTCAATGAACCTCGATGTGAAGAATTGGGGTCCGCGTGTTGGCGCAGTGTGGAGCCCGGATCATGGGAAGACCAGCGTGCGCGCAGGGTATGGTACTTCCTACTGGATGGCCTATTGGTCAGGCCCTCTGACAATCTTAGGACTCACGTATCCAAACTATGCCAAGGCGGTTTATCTGACGCCGAATAACCTTTCACCAACATTGACGCTTTCGACGGACGGCTTGCCGATTGCAAACGCACAGTACGATACATCGGGCAATCTAGTACTACCAGATAATGCATTGATTCGCGGTGTCTCGCCTGACTGGAAAAACCAACGTGTGGATCAGAGCACGCTGAACGTAGAGCGTGAGATTCGTCCCGGCATGATCGTGGATATTGGATATCTCAATGTGCGCGGCTCGCACAATAATCACTCTACGAATATCAACCAGGCACCCCCTGTAGCGCAGGGTGTCGACTACAGCACGAAGCGGCCGCTGTATTCCAAGTATCCGCAGTTGGGTGATCTACCGATCTCGCAGTCCGTTGCCGGGAGCTGGTATGACGCAATCACTGCGCGTTTCGCTGCCAACATTGGTTCTTCGACCTACATCAATGCCAGCTACGCGCATGGTCGCAACTTTGCGAATGGCAACAACTTGGATCAGGGCAACATCAACCAGTACTACGGTCCAACGCAGCAGGACATTGCGCACATCTTCAATGCGCAGCTTCGTACAGCGCTGCCCGTGGGCCGCGGCAAGGCGTACCTCGGACACGTGAATCGTTTTGTGGATGCGGTGATTGGCGGATGGGAGTACTCCGCGCTGCTACATATTCGCAGCGGTACGCGTTTTGATGTGACGACGAATGACACGACCTCGCTGAACAATGGTCAAACAAACCGTCCAGACCGTAATGGCAACGGGACGCTAAGTCATCCGACGGTGGCGAAGTGGTTCGATGCGAGCGCGTTCAGTGTTCATACCGACTCCATGACGTATGGCACGGCCGGAGTGAATCCTCTCCATGCAGATGGGCAGCAGCAGCTCGATTCCTCTCTGTCCAAGCTCTTTGAACTTGTGAATGGCTATCACCTGGAGTTCCGTGTGGATGCCTTCAATACTTTCAACCATCCCAACTTTGCTGCTCCCGATTCCGTCATTGGCGACTCCGCTGTAGGTCAAGTGACGTCAACCTCTACGGACAATCGGAGGCTACAACTCGCACTTAGGTTGTCTTTCTAA
- a CDS encoding DMT family transporter, whose translation MTMAAVAAPERQKTIGYFFLLALASLIWSGQGIAVKFLDPHLGPIAITFLPFYVTTILLLPLLVMLRRKNSGSSAPTLKDWGQFAIAGICGQMLAQLGMTWGISRSLASNGAILNLLIPVISAVLASVMLREKLTLLRTASLGIGLVGVAFLSVGDLRQASFGSMRFLTGNLLIFGGCLGSSFYNVYCKGLMQRFQEIEILIFSYITASLASVPLLIWAEPFHFAMLRQLDAKAIAAFLFLALLMYGASMLLFFKALQHLDVTTASTSLYLVPVFGVVLAATLLGERVNLITLAGAAIVLASTLLVVRYDTSY comes from the coding sequence ATGACGATGGCCGCAGTGGCAGCACCCGAGAGGCAGAAGACGATAGGGTATTTCTTTCTGCTCGCACTGGCTTCTCTTATTTGGTCGGGGCAAGGCATCGCGGTGAAATTTCTTGACCCGCATCTTGGACCGATTGCGATCACGTTTCTTCCGTTTTACGTCACGACGATCTTGCTTCTTCCGTTGCTGGTGATGCTGCGGCGCAAGAACTCCGGTTCGTCCGCTCCGACCCTCAAAGACTGGGGGCAGTTTGCCATCGCCGGCATCTGCGGGCAGATGCTCGCTCAGCTTGGTATGACGTGGGGAATCAGTCGATCGCTCGCTTCGAATGGTGCAATCCTCAACCTGCTGATTCCAGTCATCAGCGCTGTGTTGGCCTCTGTGATGTTGCGCGAGAAGTTGACGTTGCTGCGGACAGCTTCACTAGGGATTGGTCTGGTTGGCGTCGCATTCCTGTCTGTCGGAGACCTCCGCCAAGCGTCATTCGGGTCTATGCGATTTTTGACCGGGAACCTGCTGATCTTTGGAGGATGCCTCGGGTCATCGTTCTATAACGTGTATTGCAAAGGGTTGATGCAGCGCTTTCAGGAGATCGAAATTCTGATCTTCAGCTACATCACGGCATCGCTAGCGAGTGTCCCACTGTTGATTTGGGCAGAGCCATTTCACTTCGCGATGCTTCGCCAACTGGATGCGAAAGCTATTGCTGCATTCCTCTTTCTAGCGTTGCTGATGTACGGTGCCTCGATGCTACTTTTCTTCAAGGCTCTGCAGCATCTTGATGTGACAACCGCTTCGACGTCTCTCTACCTGGTTCCGGTCTTTGGAGTTGTGCTGGCTGCAACATTACTCGGAGAGAGAGTGAATCTCATTACTCTGGCGGGAGCCGCAATCGTACTTGCTTCGACACTTTTGGTGGTGCGTTATGACACGAGCTATTAA
- a CDS encoding DegT/DnrJ/EryC1/StrS family aminotransferase, translated as MKLPQAINELEFGHGSLYGQEERDVLLEVLQAGAPSCGPWVKRFEEEFAKYSGAVYGLAVTSGTTALQLSMIAAGVGPGDEVITTPISWIATANAAAVLGAKVVFADVDPVTLNLNPASVEQKITSRTKAIVPVHLYGQCADMDALNALAKPRGIYVVEDAAHAAGADYKGRRAGSLGDIAVFSFHQQKNMVTLGEGGLLTTSDKSLYENMLSHRSLCCRTYDPKGKYLPLDESVLPMGKRYWYLDFDEIGFNYRMTDAQAAVGVVQLGKLDSFNARRIEIAAMYTEGLRGIKGLTLPISSPEDKHVFHVYAVLVEPEFALSKEDFMWNLYTNKRIKAWSHYMPIHLTTAYRNLGHAPGECPVAEKLFEKYVSLPIHPRMSDEAVQYVVDSVKELA; from the coding sequence ATGAAGCTGCCTCAGGCAATTAATGAACTCGAGTTTGGACATGGCTCTTTGTATGGACAAGAAGAGCGTGACGTACTGCTGGAAGTACTTCAGGCCGGTGCTCCTTCTTGTGGCCCATGGGTGAAGCGCTTCGAAGAAGAGTTCGCGAAATATAGTGGCGCCGTCTATGGTCTGGCTGTAACCTCAGGCACTACAGCCTTGCAGCTATCGATGATTGCCGCAGGCGTGGGGCCGGGTGACGAGGTTATCACGACACCGATTAGCTGGATTGCGACTGCAAACGCAGCGGCAGTTCTCGGCGCGAAGGTTGTGTTCGCGGACGTTGACCCGGTGACGCTCAATCTTAACCCGGCATCGGTGGAGCAGAAGATTACGTCGCGCACGAAGGCGATCGTTCCCGTGCATTTGTACGGTCAATGTGCGGATATGGACGCCCTCAATGCGCTTGCAAAGCCTCGTGGCATTTACGTCGTTGAGGATGCTGCACACGCTGCAGGCGCGGACTACAAGGGACGCCGAGCGGGATCGCTCGGTGACATCGCAGTCTTCAGCTTTCATCAGCAGAAGAACATGGTGACGCTGGGCGAAGGCGGGTTGCTCACCACGAGCGACAAGAGCCTCTATGAAAATATGCTCTCGCATCGTTCGTTGTGCTGCCGTACCTATGACCCTAAGGGCAAGTACTTGCCGCTGGATGAATCCGTACTTCCGATGGGCAAGAGGTATTGGTATCTCGACTTCGACGAAATTGGATTCAACTATCGAATGACGGATGCTCAAGCGGCGGTGGGTGTGGTGCAGCTTGGCAAACTGGATAGCTTTAATGCGCGGAGGATTGAGATTGCGGCGATGTATACCGAAGGTCTTCGCGGCATCAAGGGGCTGACGCTGCCTATCTCTTCGCCTGAAGACAAGCATGTCTTCCATGTGTATGCCGTACTGGTTGAGCCGGAGTTTGCGCTCTCCAAGGAAGACTTTATGTGGAATCTCTACACGAACAAGCGGATCAAAGCATGGTCACATTACATGCCCATCCATCTCACGACGGCGTATCGCAACCTTGGCCATGCGCCGGGAGAGTGCCCTGTGGCGGAGAAGCTATTTGAGAAGTATGTGAGTCTACCAATTCATCCCCGAATGTCGGATGAAGCTGTGCAGTACGTCGTCGACAGCGTGAAGGAGTTGGCATGA